The Solibacillus sp. FSL W7-1464 genome contains a region encoding:
- a CDS encoding YtnP family quorum-quenching lactonase, with translation MDRFEFHNMTLTWLHGGVTALDGGAMFGVVPKALWSRKYPVNELNQIELACEPILIQYEGKNYLIDSGVGAGKLNEKQLRNFGVSEESTIEKSLAEAGLQPSDIDAILMTHLHFDHAGGLTKWEGDKLVPVFPNAVIHTTQIEWDEMRNPNIRSKNTYWKENWEPVQHLVSTYEGELEVAPGLKMIHTGGHSEGHAIIRLEQNGEVALHMADIMPTHAHQNPLWVLAYDDYPMTSVFAKEKLMKEALANGYRFIFYHDAYYRMIQWDATGKEVKDSLERSKPALIK, from the coding sequence ATGGATCGATTTGAATTTCACAATATGACACTGACATGGTTACATGGGGGTGTTACAGCACTGGATGGCGGGGCTATGTTTGGGGTAGTGCCAAAAGCACTGTGGTCTCGTAAATATCCGGTGAATGAATTGAACCAGATTGAATTAGCATGTGAACCGATTTTAATTCAATACGAGGGGAAAAATTACTTAATCGATTCTGGTGTAGGTGCCGGTAAGTTAAATGAAAAGCAGTTGCGCAATTTCGGAGTTTCCGAAGAATCAACAATTGAAAAAAGCTTAGCTGAAGCTGGATTACAGCCAAGTGATATTGATGCGATTTTAATGACACATCTGCATTTTGATCATGCTGGCGGCTTAACGAAGTGGGAAGGGGACAAGCTTGTTCCGGTTTTCCCGAATGCAGTTATTCACACGACACAGATTGAATGGGACGAAATGCGCAATCCGAATATCCGTTCAAAGAATACGTATTGGAAAGAAAACTGGGAGCCTGTTCAGCATTTAGTGTCAACATATGAGGGTGAGCTGGAAGTGGCTCCAGGTTTGAAAATGATTCATACGGGCGGCCATAGTGAAGGACATGCGATTATCCGTCTGGAACAAAATGGTGAAGTGGCGCTACATATGGCGGATATTATGCCGACACATGCCCATCAAAATCCGCTTTGGGTATTGGCATATGATGATTACCCGATGACAAGCGTATTTGCGAAAGAAAAGTTAATGAAAGAAGCGCTGGCAAATGGCTACCGCTTTATCTTCTACCATGATGCGTATTACCGCATGATTCAGTGGGATGCAACAGGCAAGGAAGTAAAAGACAGCTTGGAACGTTCGAAACCGGCATTAATTAAGTAA
- a CDS encoding DUF1444 domain-containing protein yields MESKQLVAELKTKLGEANFTFTFDEKHDKLRLEHKKIGRGMDISLPEILTKYETKKQQAIDEVIYTIEQTFLAMQREEEQGFGRLASVYPIIRSTSFPKKSNDGHAFIMTDHTAETRIYYALDLGTTYRLIDESMLPKLNVTEEHIREAARFSVKKLPTSVKRDEVSGNVYYFLNQNDGYDASRILNESFLKEMESQIEGEMTVSVPHQDVLIIGDIRNEVGYDVLAQMTMHFFTVGAVPITSLSFVYENGHLEPIFILAKNKVKKEQDEK; encoded by the coding sequence ATGGAATCGAAACAGTTAGTAGCTGAACTGAAGACTAAGTTAGGTGAGGCAAACTTCACATTCACATTCGATGAAAAACATGATAAATTACGTCTTGAACATAAAAAAATCGGGCGAGGAATGGATATCTCTTTACCCGAAATTTTAACGAAGTACGAAACGAAAAAACAGCAGGCAATCGATGAAGTGATTTATACAATTGAGCAAACATTTTTAGCAATGCAACGGGAAGAAGAACAGGGCTTTGGCAGACTTGCTTCTGTTTATCCGATTATCCGCTCAACTTCCTTCCCAAAAAAATCGAATGATGGCCATGCTTTTATCATGACAGATCATACGGCAGAAACACGTATTTATTATGCGCTTGATCTAGGTACAACGTATCGCTTAATTGACGAATCAATGTTGCCGAAGTTAAATGTAACAGAGGAGCATATACGAGAAGCAGCCCGTTTTTCTGTAAAAAAATTGCCGACCTCTGTAAAACGTGATGAAGTTTCGGGCAATGTTTATTACTTTTTAAATCAGAATGACGGTTATGATGCAAGCCGTATTTTAAACGAAAGCTTTTTAAAGGAAATGGAAAGCCAAATTGAAGGCGAAATGACGGTATCTGTCCCGCATCAGGATGTATTAATTATTGGTGATATTCGGAATGAAGTAGGGTATGATGTATTAGCGCAGATGACAATGCATTTCTTTACAGTTGGCGCGGTGCCGATTACGAGCCTGTCATTTGTATATGAAAACGGTCATTTAGAACCAATATTTATCCTAGCGAAAAACAAAGTAAAAAAGGAGCAAGACGAAAAATGA
- a CDS encoding M42 family metallopeptidase produces MNQDTLALFKTLTELPGAPGNERAVRNFMRSELAKYSDEVIQDNLGGVFGVRKAKDEQAPKILVAGHMDEVAFMVTSITENGMIRFQTLGGWWNQVMLAQRVTVYTKDREIPGVIASIPPHLLTDAERSKPMDIKNMLIDIGADSKEDAMNLGVRPGQSIIPVCPFTPMANPKKIMAKAWDNRYGCGLAVELLKEIHGQEVKNHIYSGANVMEEVGLRGAAVSSNMIKPDLFFALDASPANDTSGDKNEFGQLGKGTLLRILDRSMVTHRGMREFVLDTAESNNIPYQYFVSQGGTDAGRVHTQNDGIPSAVIGVCSRYIHTSASIIHVDDYAAAKELLVKLIQSADRSTIESIRANV; encoded by the coding sequence ATGAATCAAGATACACTTGCTCTTTTTAAAACATTAACAGAACTTCCTGGTGCGCCAGGGAATGAGCGTGCAGTCCGCAATTTTATGCGCTCGGAATTAGCAAAATATTCTGATGAAGTTATCCAGGATAATTTAGGCGGCGTATTCGGTGTGCGTAAAGCAAAAGATGAACAAGCGCCAAAAATACTCGTCGCTGGTCATATGGATGAAGTCGCATTCATGGTTACTTCCATTACTGAAAACGGCATGATCCGTTTCCAGACACTTGGCGGCTGGTGGAATCAGGTTATGCTGGCACAACGCGTTACGGTCTATACAAAAGACCGTGAAATTCCGGGTGTTATTGCATCAATTCCGCCGCACTTATTAACGGATGCGGAACGTTCTAAACCGATGGATATTAAAAATATGCTGATCGATATCGGTGCAGATTCAAAAGAAGATGCGATGAATTTAGGTGTACGTCCAGGGCAATCCATTATTCCGGTATGTCCATTCACACCGATGGCCAATCCGAAAAAAATTATGGCAAAAGCGTGGGATAACCGCTACGGCTGTGGTTTGGCGGTTGAACTTTTAAAAGAGATTCACGGTCAGGAAGTGAAGAACCATATTTATTCTGGGGCGAATGTTATGGAAGAAGTCGGTTTACGCGGTGCAGCAGTTTCATCAAATATGATCAAGCCTGATCTGTTTTTTGCATTGGATGCATCACCGGCGAATGATACATCTGGCGATAAAAATGAATTCGGTCAACTGGGCAAAGGAACATTGCTCCGAATTTTGGACCGTTCAATGGTTACACACCGTGGTATGCGTGAATTCGTGCTGGACACAGCAGAATCAAACAATATTCCGTACCAGTATTTCGTTTCCCAAGGTGGTACAGACGCAGGACGTGTGCACACTCAAAATGACGGCATTCCTTCAGCTGTAATCGGGGTTTGTTCACGTTATATTCACACATCTGCTTCGATTATTCATGTGGATGACTACGCGGCGGCTAAAGAACTGCTAGTTAAATTAATTCAAAGTGCAGACCGTTCCACAATCGAATCTATTCGTGCAAACGTATAA
- a CDS encoding DUF84 family protein gives MTYIKIGKPIYRYRRFKNEQLGDEIMRVAVGSKNKAKLGAVEAIVQQYFPEATIENMEVPSDVSIQPFSNEETRQGAINRARHTMMLTNADMTFGLEGGVDEIEGTMYCCNWGAAVLKDGTVIASSGAQFALPEEIAQELRMGKELGPVMDVYTDSENIRHHQGAVGIFSNNLIDRKEMFEHIVKLLVGQILFKINKEQ, from the coding sequence GTGACTTACATAAAAATCGGGAAACCAATTTACAGGTATAGACGGTTTAAAAACGAACAGCTTGGAGATGAAATAATGAGAGTAGCAGTAGGATCGAAAAATAAGGCGAAATTAGGCGCTGTGGAAGCAATTGTCCAACAGTATTTCCCTGAAGCCACAATCGAAAATATGGAAGTACCTTCAGATGTATCGATTCAGCCCTTCTCAAACGAAGAAACGAGACAAGGTGCGATCAACCGTGCGCGTCACACGATGATGCTGACAAATGCGGATATGACATTTGGACTTGAAGGCGGTGTCGATGAAATCGAAGGAACTATGTATTGCTGTAACTGGGGAGCGGCTGTTTTAAAGGATGGCACGGTCATTGCCAGTTCAGGAGCTCAATTTGCCCTACCTGAAGAAATAGCTCAGGAGCTTCGTATGGGGAAGGAACTTGGACCGGTGATGGACGTCTATACAGATAGCGAAAATATTCGTCATCATCAGGGAGCAGTTGGTATTTTCTCTAATAATTTAATCGACCGAAAAGAAATGTTTGAACATATCGTTAAGTTATTAGTCGGTCAAATTTTATTTAAAATAAATAAAGAGCAATAG
- a CDS encoding diacylglycerol/lipid kinase family protein: protein MEVHFIINPCAGNGQGMKRWRQFEQQLAIPYQIHRTKYEGHALLLANDIARRAKKENPICLIAIGGDGTIHEVLNGAVYFENVYLGAISAGSGNDFARGYEAFETNKQLERFIETVKSTSHDCGVVNFNGSTKYFVNNFGVGFDALVADIANKSTLKRSLNKWKLGKLSYPFYVIHALFTYKPFKLTIFQEGKKKQYQNVWFVTASNQPYFGGGMKLSPESNTSDGQFELTVVSNLSKWKLLFLFGTVFFGKHTLLKEVEQFAATEAQLIFDEPVMAHADGEIQKLALGQNKVQITVHKNIWNLAK from the coding sequence ATGGAAGTTCATTTTATTATTAATCCTTGCGCAGGAAACGGTCAGGGAATGAAGCGTTGGCGTCAGTTTGAACAGCAGTTGGCAATCCCGTATCAAATCCATAGGACAAAATACGAAGGGCATGCGCTATTGCTTGCAAATGATATTGCCAGACGAGCAAAAAAGGAAAACCCCATCTGTCTTATTGCCATTGGCGGAGATGGAACAATTCACGAAGTGCTGAATGGTGCAGTCTATTTTGAAAATGTCTATTTAGGGGCAATTTCAGCCGGCTCTGGCAATGATTTTGCCAGGGGGTATGAAGCATTCGAAACGAATAAACAGTTAGAGCGGTTTATAGAAACAGTAAAAAGCACCTCCCATGATTGTGGAGTAGTAAACTTCAACGGGTCAACAAAATACTTTGTTAATAATTTTGGTGTGGGGTTTGATGCATTAGTGGCGGACATCGCTAACAAGTCCACGCTGAAGAGGTCGCTTAATAAATGGAAACTAGGAAAGCTGAGCTATCCTTTTTATGTCATTCACGCGCTTTTTACATATAAACCGTTCAAGCTCACGATTTTCCAAGAAGGGAAAAAGAAGCAATATCAAAATGTATGGTTTGTAACGGCAAGCAATCAGCCTTATTTTGGCGGGGGAATGAAGTTGTCTCCTGAATCAAATACATCCGATGGTCAGTTTGAACTGACAGTCGTCTCCAATTTATCGAAGTGGAAATTATTATTCCTGTTTGGGACCGTATTTTTTGGGAAGCATACCCTTTTAAAGGAAGTCGAGCAATTTGCAGCAACGGAAGCACAGTTGATTTTTGATGAACCGGTCATGGCACATGCAGATGGAGAAATACAAAAATTAGCACTCGGTCAAAATAAAGTTCAAATAACCGTTCATAAAAATATATGGAATTTAGCAAAATAA
- a CDS encoding nuclease-related domain-containing protein yields MAQLIKLQDYISRYEIDLARYPTQFIRLKQNQWERIKYQWQTGGTIERWEHIEEEVQEEKKKSLFQKLFPFKKEVDVIEEEQEDIEKVTISNEWAVEENLHQEEDTTLIFEPNLVYTPKTLEELKKMFIDQFFHFQMKWASSTLREKSYVDPKFMRDTLLRSMLQTLPDNYLIFYYPILRVKKAPIELDIIIMTPTECLCITVLEQESQAVYIANSERFWLKKVGKNEKKVLSPLIQLNRMEKVVEQIFHQNDIELPIRKVLLTRNGYIDYPGTMYGVSFVDKRKFPEWMGQLARTVSPMKHMQIRGAQALLNTVQTTSFHRDIWNTENTED; encoded by the coding sequence ATGGCTCAGTTAATAAAACTTCAAGATTATATTTCACGATACGAAATTGACTTGGCACGCTATCCAACACAGTTTATTCGCTTAAAGCAAAATCAGTGGGAGCGAATAAAGTATCAATGGCAGACCGGAGGAACAATTGAACGTTGGGAACATATAGAGGAAGAAGTACAGGAAGAGAAGAAAAAATCACTGTTCCAAAAACTTTTTCCTTTCAAAAAAGAAGTAGATGTTATCGAAGAAGAACAAGAAGATATCGAAAAAGTGACCATTTCCAATGAGTGGGCAGTAGAAGAAAATTTACATCAAGAAGAGGATACAACACTGATTTTTGAACCGAATCTTGTCTATACGCCAAAAACATTAGAAGAACTTAAGAAAATGTTCATCGATCAGTTTTTTCATTTCCAAATGAAGTGGGCGAGCTCGACATTACGCGAAAAATCTTATGTCGATCCAAAATTTATGCGCGATACATTATTGCGATCTATGTTACAAACATTACCGGACAATTACTTAATCTTCTATTATCCGATTTTACGTGTGAAAAAAGCGCCGATAGAATTGGATATTATCATTATGACACCGACAGAATGTCTATGTATTACGGTTCTGGAACAGGAAAGTCAGGCAGTATATATAGCAAATAGCGAACGCTTCTGGTTAAAAAAGGTCGGGAAAAATGAAAAAAAAGTGCTTAGCCCTTTAATTCAATTAAACCGGATGGAAAAAGTGGTCGAACAGATTTTTCATCAGAATGATATTGAACTGCCAATTCGTAAAGTGTTATTAACACGAAATGGCTATATCGATTATCCCGGAACAATGTATGGCGTTTCATTTGTGGATAAACGGAAATTTCCTGAATGGATGGGGCAATTAGCGCGTACTGTTTCGCCCATGAAGCATATGCAAATACGGGGTGCACAAGCCCTACTAAATACAGTCCAAACGACATCTTTTCATCGGGATATTTGGAATACGGAAAATACGGAAGATTGA
- a CDS encoding peptidase M4, which yields MNLKDFTIGVVTGMAAAVIVKEMSNRVAPFANPDHILANIKDEFKKHAPIDGSWIYMKTENFSNGFTETPVYRGGISRTINGELENYEFAADARSGAIVDIKQI from the coding sequence ATGAATTTAAAAGACTTTACAATAGGGGTAGTAACAGGGATGGCAGCAGCTGTCATTGTTAAAGAAATGAGCAATCGCGTCGCACCATTTGCGAATCCAGATCATATTTTAGCCAACATCAAAGATGAATTTAAAAAACATGCACCAATTGATGGTTCTTGGATTTACATGAAAACAGAAAACTTCAGTAACGGTTTTACAGAAACTCCGGTCTATCGTGGAGGAATTTCCCGCACTATCAACGGCGAGCTTGAAAACTATGAGTTCGCAGCAGATGCCCGTTCCGGTGCCATTGTAGATATTAAACAAATATAA
- a CDS encoding pseudouridine synthase, translating into MRLDKLLANMGYGSRKEVKLLLKQKAVTVDGVTVNDSAMHVNPEKQNVSVFGERVEYVEFIYLMMNKPPGVISATEDRYDQTVIDLLDPAYRHFEPFPVGRLDKDTEGLLLLTNDGNLAHNLLSPKKHVPKWYYAKIDGVVTEADIEAFAQGVTLDDGYHTKPGELKILMSGEQSEIELMIQEGKFHQVKRMFEAVGKKVTYLKRLSMGTLQLDEELPLGEYRELTEQELDLLTKK; encoded by the coding sequence ATGCGCTTAGATAAATTACTGGCTAATATGGGCTACGGCTCAAGAAAAGAAGTTAAACTATTATTAAAGCAAAAAGCTGTAACAGTGGACGGTGTTACAGTAAATGATTCGGCAATGCATGTGAATCCTGAAAAGCAAAATGTTTCGGTATTTGGCGAGCGTGTGGAGTATGTGGAGTTTATTTATTTAATGATGAATAAACCACCGGGTGTCATTTCAGCTACAGAAGACCGTTACGATCAAACGGTCATTGATCTACTCGATCCGGCTTATCGGCATTTTGAGCCATTCCCTGTCGGTCGTTTGGATAAAGATACGGAAGGGCTGCTGCTACTTACAAATGACGGTAATTTAGCACATAATCTGCTTTCTCCTAAAAAGCATGTGCCAAAATGGTATTACGCGAAAATTGACGGAGTAGTAACGGAAGCCGATATCGAAGCATTCGCACAGGGGGTTACATTGGATGATGGCTATCATACAAAGCCCGGGGAATTGAAAATATTAATGTCTGGTGAACAATCGGAAATTGAACTGATGATCCAAGAAGGTAAATTCCATCAAGTGAAGCGCATGTTTGAGGCGGTAGGCAAGAAGGTTACGTATTTAAAACGTCTGTCGATGGGAACATTGCAGCTTGATGAAGAGTTGCCATTAGGTGAATACCGTGAGCTGACAGAACAGGAACTTGATCTTTTAACGAAAAAATAA
- a CDS encoding DeoR family transcriptional regulator: MKPTTDRMLNRIKDVYMFILNKGEVTTQDLVEEFNITPRTIQRDLNVLAFNDLVMSPSRGKWTTTKKKVKMTS; this comes from the coding sequence ATGAAGCCAACTACTGATAGAATGCTTAATCGTATTAAAGACGTGTATATGTTTATCCTGAATAAAGGAGAAGTGACTACACAGGATTTAGTCGAAGAGTTTAACATCACTCCTCGCACCATTCAAAGAGATTTGAATGTGTTAGCCTTCAATGACTTGGTAATGAGTCCAAGTCGGGGTAAATGGACAACGACGAAGAAAAAAGTAAAAATGACATCTTAG
- the trmB gene encoding tRNA (guanosine(46)-N7)-methyltransferase TrmB, with product MRLKHKPWAAEYIQQHPDVIIPNPEDYKGKWNEVFGNDNPIHIEVGTGKGQFVLGMALQNPDINYIGIELFDSVIVCALEKIEAANKPSNLRLLKVDGAKLEEFFGKGDVDRVYLNFSDPWPKVRHAKRRLTHEGFLKIYENILVDNGEIHFKTDNRGLFEYSLVSMNEYGMALNYVSLDLHANMPEDNIMTEYEEKFSKLGQPIYRLECQYKTK from the coding sequence GTGAGATTAAAGCATAAACCATGGGCAGCGGAATATATTCAACAACATCCTGATGTAATTATTCCAAATCCGGAAGATTATAAAGGTAAGTGGAATGAAGTATTCGGCAACGACAACCCGATTCATATCGAAGTTGGTACGGGTAAAGGGCAATTCGTTTTAGGGATGGCACTGCAAAATCCGGATATTAACTATATCGGAATTGAATTATTTGATAGTGTTATCGTTTGTGCCCTTGAAAAAATTGAAGCAGCTAACAAACCATCGAATTTGCGTTTATTAAAAGTTGATGGCGCGAAGCTGGAAGAGTTTTTCGGAAAAGGGGATGTGGACCGTGTATATCTGAACTTCTCGGATCCATGGCCAAAAGTGCGACATGCAAAACGTCGCCTGACACATGAAGGTTTCCTGAAAATTTATGAGAACATTTTAGTTGATAACGGTGAAATCCATTTCAAAACGGATAACCGTGGTCTTTTTGAATATTCACTCGTAAGTATGAACGAGTATGGTATGGCATTAAATTATGTATCACTAGACTTACATGCGAATATGCCGGAAGATAATATTATGACAGAATACGAGGAGAAATTCTCGAAGCTCGGTCAGCCAATATATCGACTAGAATGCCAATACAAGACGAAATAA
- the dat gene encoding D-amino-acid transaminase codes for MSFSLWNDQIVKNEEVLVDKEDRGYQFGDGVYEVVKVYNGELFTATEHIDRFYDSAEKIRITIPYTKDKLHQLLHQLVEANNIDTGHVYFQITRGAGPRNHIFPGDDVKPVITGNAKENPRPLENFEKGVKATFVEDIRWLRCDIKSLNLLGAVLAKQEAYEKGCYEAILHRDEIITEGSSSNIYGIKEGVLYTHPANNLILNGITRQVIIKCAAEIGLTVNEQAMTKEQLLSMDEVIVSSTTSEVTPVIEIDGTVIGNGTPGEWTRKLQAQFETKIPKGIKA; via the coding sequence ATGAGCTTTAGTTTATGGAATGATCAAATTGTAAAAAATGAAGAAGTACTGGTGGACAAGGAAGACCGCGGTTACCAATTCGGTGACGGTGTATATGAAGTCGTGAAAGTATATAATGGGGAACTGTTCACAGCAACTGAACATATTGACCGTTTTTATGACAGTGCTGAAAAGATCCGCATTACGATTCCATATACAAAAGATAAATTACACCAATTACTGCATCAACTTGTAGAAGCGAACAACATTGACACAGGTCATGTATACTTCCAGATTACACGTGGTGCCGGCCCTCGTAACCATATTTTCCCAGGTGATGATGTGAAACCGGTAATTACAGGCAATGCAAAAGAAAATCCACGCCCATTAGAAAACTTTGAAAAAGGTGTAAAAGCTACATTTGTGGAAGATATTCGCTGGTTACGTTGTGATATTAAATCACTAAACTTGCTTGGTGCGGTTCTTGCAAAACAGGAAGCTTATGAAAAAGGTTGCTATGAAGCGATTTTACACCGTGATGAAATTATTACAGAAGGTTCATCTTCAAACATTTACGGAATCAAAGAAGGTGTACTATATACACACCCAGCCAATAACCTGATTTTAAATGGAATTACACGCCAAGTAATTATTAAATGTGCAGCGGAAATCGGTCTTACTGTAAACGAACAGGCAATGACGAAAGAGCAGCTGCTTTCAATGGATGAAGTAATCGTTTCTTCAACAACATCAGAAGTAACTCCGGTTATTGAAATTGACGGTACTGTTATCGGCAACGGTACACCAGGCGAATGGACACGTAAATTACAAGCTCAATTTGAAACAAAAATTCCAAAAGGGATTAAGGCTTAA
- the pepV gene encoding dipeptidase PepV, giving the protein MDWLQLAQERKEELIQELQQLIQIESVKDESNFSEIMPFGAGPKAALEFMLQKGIEQGMITKNIDHMAGHIEMGQGEELVGVLCHVDVVPAGDAASWTYPPFEGQVADGKLFGRGAIDDKGPTMAAWLAMKLIHDAKIPLKKRVRMIIGTDEESGFQCVTRYFEKEEMPTIGFAPDADFPLINAEKGIAHLTFSSKEKRLSNEQLLSFYAGSRTNMVPDEATATLKYAEKSTSENFLKYLKENDVEGTFTKNDNGIIIVVKGKSAHAMEPEKGRNAAVYLAKFLQNVLGTKQSKSFVDFIVRVFDNDHFGTALDFQFEDAMSGPTTLNPGIVNFDERGASIEVSMRYSVTYPFEEKITKVQTLLQHEAFSLDVVSNSIPHYVSEEDGLVQTLLQVYRKYSNDYSKPLSTGGGTYARVMEKGVAFGMLFPGEQDVAHQADEFVDIENLIKATAIYAEAIVNLATN; this is encoded by the coding sequence ATGGATTGGTTACAACTGGCTCAGGAAAGAAAAGAAGAGCTTATTCAAGAATTACAGCAATTGATTCAGATAGAAAGTGTAAAAGATGAGAGTAATTTTTCTGAAATAATGCCTTTCGGTGCTGGTCCGAAAGCAGCATTGGAATTCATGCTTCAAAAAGGTATCGAGCAAGGGATGATTACAAAAAACATTGACCATATGGCCGGCCATATTGAAATGGGGCAAGGTGAAGAGCTTGTCGGTGTGCTTTGCCATGTAGATGTAGTACCTGCCGGAGATGCTGCAAGCTGGACATACCCTCCGTTTGAAGGACAAGTGGCAGATGGAAAATTATTTGGCCGTGGTGCGATTGATGACAAAGGTCCGACAATGGCTGCCTGGCTGGCGATGAAACTGATCCACGATGCGAAAATCCCTTTGAAAAAACGTGTACGTATGATTATTGGTACAGATGAAGAAAGCGGATTCCAATGCGTAACACGCTACTTCGAAAAAGAGGAAATGCCGACAATTGGTTTTGCACCTGATGCTGATTTTCCGCTAATCAACGCTGAAAAAGGTATTGCCCATTTAACGTTCTCTAGTAAAGAAAAACGATTAAGCAATGAGCAATTACTGTCATTCTATGCAGGCAGCCGCACAAATATGGTGCCGGATGAAGCAACCGCTACTTTAAAATATGCCGAAAAAAGCACAAGTGAGAATTTTCTGAAATATTTAAAAGAAAATGATGTTGAAGGTACTTTCACTAAAAATGATAATGGGATTATAATTGTTGTGAAAGGTAAATCAGCTCATGCAATGGAACCGGAAAAGGGACGAAATGCAGCGGTTTATTTAGCGAAATTTTTACAAAATGTTTTGGGGACAAAACAAAGCAAGTCGTTTGTTGATTTTATCGTCCGTGTTTTTGACAACGATCATTTTGGAACAGCATTGGACTTCCAATTTGAAGATGCGATGTCGGGACCGACAACATTAAACCCTGGAATCGTAAACTTTGATGAGCGTGGTGCGTCAATTGAAGTGAGTATGCGTTATTCGGTGACGTATCCGTTTGAAGAAAAAATAACGAAAGTACAGACGTTATTACAGCACGAAGCTTTTTCGTTAGATGTAGTGAGCAATTCAATCCCGCATTATGTAAGCGAGGAAGATGGATTGGTTCAAACATTGCTACAAGTCTATCGCAAATACAGCAATGACTATTCGAAGCCACTTTCAACTGGCGGTGGCACCTATGCGCGCGTTATGGAAAAAGGGGTAGCATTCGGAATGCTGTTCCCAGGCGAACAGGATGTTGCCCATCAGGCAGATGAATTTGTTGATATTGAAAACTTGATAAAAGCGACTGCCATTTATGCAGAAGCAATCGTAAATTTAGCAACTAACTAA